The Mytilus edulis chromosome 12, xbMytEdul2.2, whole genome shotgun sequence genome contains a region encoding:
- the LOC139497265 gene encoding sperm microtubule associated protein 2-like isoform X2 → MSDTAKEERRIETLAKPKRVPSEFQDDRRSVYWIESNPPTPGPNGVTVIVATKRVSELAQHRVPHQYKHDRPSPIWPVRQTALEQEASERINQLSMHKNAHPQHAYDRTAYIEVSPGAKRAASTERIEMLSRPKMRQDRFGMDETEWGQYFPVSDAAKKATASGRIESLAESKRYHAMFQNEKPVQWPVDDGAMKAIASLEIQKLARPRSRTMIKDDYDPYKVPMAARRARATPRLDELCVPLPRKSRAKKAA, encoded by the exons ATGTCGGATACAGCGAAAG aagaacGGCGGATAGAAACCTTGGCAAAGCCTAAACGTGTACCAAGTGAATTTCAAGATGACAG aCGGTCTGTTTATTGGATTGAGAGTAATCCACCAACTCCTGGTCCTAATGGAGTAACAGTTATAG TGGCTACAAAAAGAGTATCAGAATTGGCACAACACAGAGTACCTCACCAGTATAAACATGATAG ACCATCACCAATATGGCCAGTCAGACAGACAGCATTAGAACAAGAAGCCTCCGAGAGAATTAACCAGTTATCCATGCATAAAAATGCTCATCCACAGCATGCTTATGACAGGACAGCCTATATTGAAGTGTCACCAGGAGCCAAGAGGGCAGCATCAACCGAACGCATAGAAATGCTTAGCCGACCAAAGATGCGACAAGATCGTTTCGGTATGGATGAGACAGAATGGGGTCAGTATTTTCCCGTATCCGATGCAGCCAAAAAAGCAACAGCATCTGGAAGGATTGAAAGTTTAGCGGAATCTAAAAGATATCATGCAATGTTTCAGAACGAGAAACCAGTTCAATGGCCTGTTGATGATGGGGCCATGAAAGCAATTGCTAGCCTTGAAATACAAAAATTAGCTCGTCCCCGGAGTCGTACTATGATTAAAGACGATTATGATCCTTATAAAGTTCCCATGGCTGCTAGACGAGCTAGGGCAACACCCAGGCTTGACGAACTTTGTGTACCTCTGCCAAGAAAATCTAGAGCGAAGAAAGCTGCTTAA